The following coding sequences lie in one Sphingomonas sp. M1-B02 genomic window:
- a CDS encoding acetate--CoA ligase family protein: MPDLSRLLTPRSVAIVGASPTPGSLGNSVLANLVRHGFAGDIHLINPKRDTIDGRPCLKSIDDLPEDVDAAVLAIPGGAAIGALQALAERGVGAAVIFAAGFAEGGEEGLAAQAEVARIAAQHGMVIEGPNCLGLVNYVDGVPLTFVETPALRLGDRPGVGIVSQSGAMAVVLGTVLMGKDLGISISVSTGNEAASGVEDYVAHLIREPHTGVIAMIVEQFRNPARFLALAAQAQAAGKTIVLLHPGQSSAARESAATHTGAMAGDWDVMRVKVERAGVVLAHNLEELGDLVDLALRAQPLAAGGTAVLTESGAFKALTLDLAEAIGLDLPALAGNTAARLRAGMPDFIPVSNPMDLTAQALVDPDLYRRTLEPLLDDPAISSVVLAIIQTDEATSARKFPPIVDALTALAPRKTVVFAGLDEGAGVPADYIAQLRALGVPYFPSADRAFRALARLSRHAARDQSMSGAVPVALDGLAAGIIPEYRAKQLLAPAGIPFPAGDLATSVEAAQAIAARIGYPVVIKAQASELSHKSDAGGVILNLADAEALARGWDQLHANLAQHAAGMALEGVLVEAMGARGVELIVGARNDPEWGPVILVGMGGVQAELLHDVRLIAPDLSEAGIVAELKQLKSAALFDGFRGSPPLDLDALTAMIARLGRVLAGTPAIREIDLNPVIVYPRGQGVIALDALIRAE; this comes from the coding sequence ATGCCCGATCTTTCCCGCTTGCTCACCCCGCGCTCGGTTGCGATCGTCGGTGCGTCGCCTACCCCCGGGTCGCTCGGCAATTCGGTGCTCGCCAATCTGGTGCGCCACGGCTTTGCCGGCGACATCCACCTGATCAATCCCAAGCGCGACACGATCGACGGCCGGCCGTGCCTCAAGTCGATCGACGATCTGCCCGAGGACGTGGACGCCGCCGTGTTGGCGATCCCCGGCGGGGCAGCGATCGGCGCACTGCAGGCGCTCGCGGAACGCGGTGTCGGCGCGGCAGTGATCTTCGCCGCGGGCTTTGCCGAGGGCGGCGAGGAAGGGCTGGCGGCGCAGGCCGAAGTGGCAAGGATTGCTGCGCAGCATGGCATGGTGATCGAGGGGCCCAATTGCCTGGGCCTGGTCAATTATGTCGATGGCGTGCCGCTGACCTTCGTCGAAACGCCGGCACTGCGGCTGGGCGACCGGCCCGGAGTCGGCATCGTCTCGCAATCGGGGGCGATGGCGGTGGTGCTGGGCACCGTGCTGATGGGCAAGGATCTCGGCATCTCGATCTCGGTCTCGACCGGCAACGAAGCGGCCAGCGGCGTCGAGGACTATGTCGCGCATCTGATTCGAGAGCCGCACACCGGCGTCATCGCGATGATCGTCGAACAGTTCCGCAATCCCGCGCGCTTCCTGGCGCTGGCAGCGCAGGCGCAGGCGGCGGGCAAGACGATCGTCTTGTTGCACCCCGGCCAATCGAGCGCCGCGCGCGAATCGGCGGCGACGCACACCGGCGCGATGGCCGGCGACTGGGACGTGATGCGCGTCAAGGTCGAGCGCGCCGGCGTGGTGCTGGCGCACAACCTCGAGGAACTGGGCGACCTCGTCGATCTGGCGCTGCGTGCACAGCCGCTCGCGGCGGGCGGCACCGCGGTGTTGACCGAATCCGGCGCATTCAAGGCGCTGACGCTCGACCTTGCCGAAGCGATCGGGCTCGACCTGCCGGCGCTGGCCGGCAACACTGCGGCGCGGCTCCGGGCGGGGATGCCCGATTTCATCCCGGTCTCCAACCCGATGGACCTCACCGCGCAGGCCTTGGTCGATCCCGATCTGTATCGCCGGACGCTCGAGCCGCTGCTCGACGATCCCGCCATTTCCTCGGTGGTGCTGGCGATCATCCAGACCGACGAGGCGACCTCGGCGCGCAAATTCCCGCCGATCGTCGACGCGCTGACCGCGCTGGCGCCGCGCAAGACGGTGGTCTTCGCCGGGCTGGACGAAGGCGCCGGCGTGCCTGCCGACTATATCGCGCAGCTCCGCGCGCTGGGCGTGCCCTATTTCCCCTCGGCCGACCGCGCCTTCCGAGCGCTGGCGCGCTTGTCGCGCCACGCCGCGCGCGACCAGAGCATGAGCGGCGCAGTGCCCGTCGCGCTCGATGGCCTGGCAGCGGGAATCATCCCCGAATATCGCGCCAAGCAATTGCTGGCGCCGGCGGGCATCCCCTTCCCCGCCGGCGATCTCGCGACGAGCGTCGAGGCCGCGCAGGCCATCGCCGCGCGGATCGGCTATCCGGTCGTGATCAAGGCGCAGGCCTCCGAACTCTCGCACAAGAGCGACGCCGGCGGCGTAATCCTGAACCTCGCCGACGCCGAGGCGCTGGCGCGTGGCTGGGACCAGTTGCATGCCAATTTGGCGCAGCACGCGGCGGGGATGGCGCTTGAGGGCGTGCTGGTCGAAGCGATGGGCGCACGCGGCGTCGAGCTGATCGTCGGCGCGCGCAACGATCCCGAATGGGGCCCGGTGATCCTGGTCGGCATGGGCGGCGTCCAGGCCGAATTGCTCCATGACGTGCGGCTGATCGCGCCCGACCTCAGCGAAGCGGGGATCGTTGCGGAACTGAAGCAGCTCAAGAGCGCCGCCTTGTTCGACGGCTTCCGCGGCTCGCCGCCGCTCGATCTGGACGCGCTGACCGCGATGATAGCGCGGCTGGGCAGGGTGCTGGCCGGCACGCCCGCGATCCGCGAGATCGATCTCAACCCGGTTATCGTCTATCCGCGCGGGCAGGGCGTCATCGCACTCGATGCGCTGATCCGCGCCGAATGA
- a CDS encoding MarR family winged helix-turn-helix transcriptional regulator, with amino-acid sequence MSRKNVSFGSLSPLVGFHLRRASGEFALDFRAAVEGTGMRQVLVGILAIVDANPGINQGAVGKILGIKRANMVSLINELVERAAIERTMTPSDRRSFSLALTASGKALLAECMTRIAEHERKLLAGLSDLERQLLLNLLSRIESAPAS; translated from the coding sequence ATGTCGCGTAAAAACGTCAGCTTCGGCAGCCTTTCCCCTCTTGTCGGCTTTCATCTGCGCCGCGCCTCGGGCGAGTTCGCGCTCGATTTCCGTGCCGCGGTCGAGGGCACGGGGATGCGCCAGGTGCTCGTCGGCATCCTTGCGATCGTCGATGCCAATCCCGGGATCAATCAGGGCGCGGTCGGCAAGATACTCGGCATCAAGCGCGCCAACATGGTGTCGTTGATCAACGAATTGGTCGAACGCGCCGCGATCGAGCGGACGATGACCCCGAGCGACCGCCGCTCCTTCTCGCTGGCGCTCACCGCATCGGGCAAGGCGCTGCTCGCCGAGTGCATGACGCGGATCGCCGAGCACGAACGGAAGCTGCTCGCCGGCCTGAGCGATCTCGAGCGGCAATTACTGCTCAACCTTCTGTCGCGGATCGAAAGCGCGCCCGCGAGCTAG
- the ligM gene encoding vanillate/3-O-methylgallate O-demethylase, translating to MTATNLEQVLGAAGDPVEMLRNAQIGAYVYPVVAPEFSNWRSEQYAWQHSAVLFDQSHHMVDLFISGPDALKLISDTAINSMKGFAVNKAKQYVPTTPYGHVIGDGILFYLAEEQFVYVGRAPAANWLMYHAQTGGYDVEIIKDDRSPARPMGKPVKRVNWRFQIQGPNAWAIIEKLNGGPVEQLKFFNMSTMNIAGKTIRTLRHGMSGAPGLEIWGPYEEQEEVRNAILEAGKEFGMLACGSRAYPSNTLESGWIPSPLPAIYTGEKLKGYREWLGADSYEATGGIGGSFVGESIEDYYLNPYELGYGPFVKFDHDFHGREALEALDKDAQRRKVTLAWNAEDMAKIFASMVDPDGENYKFFDLPLANYASSNYDKVVDSGGRTVGLSMFTGYSYNEKSALSLATVDHEIPVGTELKVVWGEPDGGTRKTTVEPHRQIEVRAVVSPVPYSRVARETYQEGWRTTRA from the coding sequence ATGACGGCAACCAATCTGGAACAGGTGCTCGGCGCCGCAGGAGACCCGGTCGAAATGCTGCGCAACGCGCAGATCGGCGCCTATGTCTATCCGGTGGTCGCGCCCGAATTCTCGAACTGGCGTAGCGAGCAATATGCCTGGCAGCACTCGGCGGTGCTGTTCGACCAGTCGCACCATATGGTCGATCTGTTCATCAGCGGGCCCGATGCGCTCAAGCTGATCAGCGACACCGCGATCAATTCGATGAAGGGGTTTGCGGTCAACAAGGCCAAGCAATATGTCCCGACCACGCCCTACGGCCATGTCATCGGCGACGGCATCCTCTTCTATCTGGCCGAGGAGCAGTTCGTCTATGTCGGCCGCGCGCCCGCTGCCAACTGGCTGATGTACCACGCCCAGACGGGTGGCTATGACGTCGAGATCATCAAGGACGACCGCAGCCCGGCGCGGCCGATGGGCAAGCCGGTCAAGCGCGTCAACTGGCGCTTCCAGATCCAGGGCCCCAATGCCTGGGCGATCATCGAGAAGCTCAATGGCGGCCCGGTCGAGCAGCTCAAATTCTTCAACATGAGCACGATGAACATCGCCGGAAAGACGATCCGCACGCTGCGCCACGGCATGTCCGGCGCACCGGGGCTCGAAATCTGGGGTCCCTATGAAGAGCAGGAAGAGGTGCGCAACGCGATCCTCGAAGCCGGCAAGGAATTCGGCATGCTCGCCTGCGGCAGCCGCGCTTATCCGTCGAACACGCTGGAGAGCGGCTGGATCCCCTCGCCGCTGCCGGCGATCTACACCGGCGAGAAGCTCAAGGGCTATCGCGAATGGCTCGGCGCGGACAGCTATGAGGCGACCGGCGGCATCGGCGGCAGCTTCGTCGGCGAGAGCATCGAGGACTATTATCTGAACCCGTACGAGCTTGGTTATGGCCCGTTCGTGAAGTTCGACCATGATTTCCACGGCCGCGAGGCGCTGGAGGCGCTCGACAAGGATGCCCAGCGGCGCAAGGTGACGCTGGCCTGGAATGCCGAGGACATGGCCAAGATCTTCGCCTCGATGGTCGATCCGGATGGCGAAAATTACAAATTCTTCGATCTGCCGCTCGCGAATTACGCCTCGTCCAATTACGACAAGGTCGTGGATTCGGGCGGCCGCACCGTCGGCCTGTCGATGTTCACCGGCTATAGCTATAACGAGAAATCGGCGCTGAGCCTGGCTACGGTCGATCATGAGATCCCGGTCGGCACCGAGCTCAAGGTGGTGTGGGGCGAGCCCGACGGCGGCACCCGCAAGACCACCGTCGAGCCGCACAGGCAGATCGAGGTCCGCGCCGTTGTCAGTCCGGTGCCCTATTCGCGGGTGGCGCGCGAAACCTATCAGGAAGGCTGGCGCACTACGCGCGCCTGA
- a CDS encoding MarR family winged helix-turn-helix transcriptional regulator codes for MNEDKSAAADDGGVGAINDIVGFHIRLAHGAVYRHFMESFAHLDLTQKQVSVLWLVSDHPGIAQADLAQRLQMDRATVMAIVNRLQARDYLERGMSQVDRRRQTLMLRPAGHEALRAARTAIVDHEHWLTSRFTKREVAQLVGLLTRIHG; via the coding sequence TTGAACGAGGATAAAAGCGCGGCGGCGGACGATGGTGGGGTCGGCGCGATCAACGATATCGTCGGCTTCCACATCCGGCTGGCGCATGGCGCGGTCTATCGCCACTTCATGGAAAGCTTCGCGCATCTCGACCTTACCCAGAAGCAGGTCTCGGTGCTGTGGCTGGTGAGCGACCATCCCGGCATCGCCCAGGCCGATCTCGCGCAGCGGCTGCAGATGGACCGGGCGACGGTGATGGCGATCGTCAATCGGCTGCAGGCACGCGACTATCTCGAGCGCGGCATGTCGCAGGTCGACCGGCGGCGGCAGACGCTGATGCTGCGCCCCGCCGGACACGAGGCGCTACGCGCGGCGCGCACGGCGATCGTCGACCACGAGCATTGGCTGACCTCGCGCTTCACGAAACGCGAGGTGGCGCAACTGGTTGGGTTGCTGACGCGGATCCACGGGTGA
- a CDS encoding TonB-dependent receptor has protein sequence MSISHIRRTMFAGSLATIALCLAGAIATPASAQTVTPDPDPTVDAAEQAADDGDILVTARRRAERLQDTPVAVTAFSAEMLETRQILQTQDLERVTPSLQFKPAGQLSGNSASSVVFIRGVGQVDPTAAVDPGVGIYLDEVYLGRAVGGAIDFGDIEGVEVLRGPQGTLFGRNTIGGAILVRTRQPELGVFGGRARFRVGTDNLYEGFAALNIPIGETVAARVSGGFRKRDGYVIRAFDGLDLGNDNSQSFNAALKWEPSGAFDLFLRADYSKRNEHGAPFTFAEINEQAPVAAIVSVAAGCPGATIPFAPFAPGNPRFGAPNVPLINDSRCANDFQQRGDFVNGGTAAVLSTSEVWGVAATGNIRLTEQASIKLITAYRETQSRGIRDADNTPFTMITTDVGGKSQQFSQEVQLQLDFNTVSAIIGGYYFNEDTAERATVPLAFPPSPPVINSLLRGGPASRDLQVSRLKTDSVAAFGEVSVKPAAGLEISGGLRYTSDTKLYQGTVFNLFPATLPDPNPLPTLAAPQGGPLFIFNTPNTRTFAALTGSASLQYRWTESLSTYASYARSFKSGGFNTRYNAAPVGNVPVPFDQEKVTSYEVGAKMQFGRLRLNLAAFQAEYQDIQLIFRQGVVPLLFNAGEARMRGFEAEVSYRSPWGLVFDAGGSILRDKIKSITPVPGATATVAPGDDLPFTPEFQGNFGISYAIGLGNEMTLTPRIDGSYTSKVTFITGSIRSIEEDGFFVGNASLTLKLPSGIEASAGIANILDARYLIQGNASLGTLGYAERIFARPRNWFVQLSSAF, from the coding sequence CTTGCCGGTGCAATCGCCACTCCTGCCAGTGCCCAGACTGTAACCCCTGATCCGGATCCGACGGTCGATGCCGCAGAGCAGGCGGCCGACGATGGCGACATCCTCGTCACTGCCCGGCGCCGGGCCGAGCGGCTGCAGGATACGCCGGTTGCGGTCACGGCGTTCAGCGCCGAGATGCTCGAAACCCGCCAGATCCTCCAGACCCAGGACCTCGAGCGGGTCACCCCCAGCCTTCAGTTCAAGCCCGCCGGCCAGCTTTCGGGCAACAGCGCGTCGTCGGTCGTGTTCATCCGCGGCGTCGGTCAGGTCGACCCCACCGCGGCGGTCGATCCCGGCGTCGGCATCTATCTCGACGAAGTCTATCTCGGCCGCGCCGTCGGCGGAGCGATCGATTTCGGCGATATCGAAGGCGTCGAAGTGCTGCGCGGACCGCAGGGCACGCTGTTCGGCCGCAACACGATCGGCGGCGCCATCCTGGTGCGCACCCGCCAGCCCGAACTCGGCGTGTTCGGCGGTCGCGCGCGCTTCCGCGTCGGCACCGACAATCTCTATGAAGGCTTCGCCGCGCTCAACATCCCGATCGGCGAGACCGTGGCGGCGCGGGTCTCGGGCGGCTTCCGCAAGCGCGATGGCTATGTGATCCGCGCGTTCGACGGGCTCGATCTGGGCAATGACAACAGCCAGTCGTTCAACGCCGCGCTCAAATGGGAGCCGTCGGGCGCCTTCGATCTGTTCCTTCGCGCCGATTATTCGAAGCGCAACGAACATGGCGCGCCCTTCACCTTCGCCGAGATCAACGAGCAGGCGCCGGTCGCCGCTATCGTCAGCGTGGCCGCAGGCTGCCCGGGGGCGACCATCCCCTTCGCCCCGTTCGCGCCCGGCAACCCCCGCTTCGGCGCGCCCAACGTGCCCCTGATCAATGATTCGCGCTGCGCCAACGACTTCCAGCAGCGCGGGGACTTCGTGAACGGCGGCACCGCTGCGGTGCTCAGCACCTCTGAAGTGTGGGGCGTGGCCGCGACCGGCAATATCCGCCTGACCGAGCAAGCCTCGATCAAGCTGATCACCGCCTATCGCGAGACCCAGTCACGCGGCATTCGCGATGCCGACAATACGCCCTTCACGATGATCACCACCGATGTCGGCGGAAAGTCGCAGCAGTTCAGCCAGGAAGTCCAGCTGCAGCTCGACTTCAACACGGTCAGCGCGATCATCGGCGGCTATTATTTCAACGAGGATACCGCGGAGCGGGCGACCGTGCCGCTCGCCTTCCCGCCCTCACCGCCGGTGATCAACTCGTTGCTCCGCGGCGGCCCCGCCAGCCGCGATCTGCAGGTCTCGCGGCTGAAGACCGATTCGGTCGCGGCGTTCGGCGAAGTCAGCGTCAAGCCGGCGGCCGGGCTCGAGATCAGCGGCGGGCTGCGCTACACCTCCGATACCAAACTCTATCAGGGCACGGTCTTCAATCTCTTCCCCGCGACGCTGCCCGATCCGAACCCGCTGCCGACGCTCGCGGCACCGCAGGGTGGACCCTTGTTCATCTTCAACACGCCCAACACGCGCACCTTCGCGGCGCTCACCGGCTCGGCCAGCCTGCAATATCGCTGGACTGAATCGCTCAGCACCTACGCCTCCTATGCACGCAGCTTCAAATCGGGCGGGTTCAACACGCGCTACAATGCCGCGCCCGTCGGCAACGTGCCGGTGCCGTTCGATCAGGAAAAGGTCACCAGCTACGAAGTCGGCGCCAAGATGCAGTTCGGCCGGCTCCGGCTCAACCTGGCGGCGTTCCAGGCCGAATATCAGGATATCCAGCTGATCTTCCGCCAGGGCGTGGTACCCTTGCTGTTCAACGCCGGCGAGGCGCGGATGCGCGGCTTCGAGGCGGAAGTGAGCTATCGCTCGCCCTGGGGGCTGGTCTTCGATGCCGGGGGCAGCATCCTGCGCGACAAGATCAAGAGCATCACCCCGGTCCCCGGCGCCACCGCCACCGTCGCACCGGGCGACGATTTGCCCTTCACCCCAGAATTCCAGGGCAATTTCGGCATCTCCTATGCCATCGGCCTGGGCAACGAGATGACGCTGACCCCGCGGATCGACGGCAGCTACACGTCGAAGGTGACGTTCATCACGGGCAGCATCCGCTCGATCGAGGAGGACGGCTTCTTCGTCGGCAATGCCTCGCTCACCCTCAAGCTGCCCAGCGGAATCGAGGCGAGCGCCGGCATCGCCAACATCCTCGACGCGCGCTATCTGATCCAGGGCAACGCATCGCTGGGCACGCTCGGTTACGCGGAGCGTATCTTCGCCCGGCCGCGCAACTGGTTCGTCCAGCTTTCCAGCGCATTCTGA